One genomic window of Motacilla alba alba isolate MOTALB_02 chromosome 3, Motacilla_alba_V1.0_pri, whole genome shotgun sequence includes the following:
- the SSTR4 gene encoding somatostatin receptor type 4 has protein sequence MSTDGEQLLAAGIPLWSISSWAGSEPPPNSSTAAAAAAAGEASRPPAAPERGGSAAEIAGMVVLQCIYGLVCLLGLLGNALVIFVILRYAKMKTATNIYLLNLAIADELFMLSVPFVATAAALRRWPFGRALCRTVLGVDGLNMFSSVFCLTVLSLDRYIAVVHPLRAASYRRPRVAKLVNGGVWLLALLVASPIPVFAGTAVTRDGRAVACDLLWPSPAWAAAFVVYSSALGFVLPVVAMALCYLLLAGKMRVVAQGVGWQQRRRSEGKLTRLVVTVVAMFVVCWLPFYVVQLLELLLPGRLDASAHNASLLLSYSNSCANPILYGLLSENFRNSFHGVLRRCRDAGLCCCRAADGDGGDSEDEEEPLDYCAAPRGDTKGCVCPPLPCQQDPLRPQPCCAPGALLPKTTPF, from the coding sequence ATGAGCACGGACGGcgagcagctcctggcagccgGAATTCCCCTCTGGAGCATCTCCAGCTGGGCCGGCTCTGAGCCGCCCCCCAACAGCAgcacggcggcggcggcggcggcggcgggggaggcCAGCCGGCCCCCGGCCGCCCCGgagcgcggcgggagcgcggcggaGATCGCGGGCATGGTGGTGCTGCAGTGCATCTACGGCCTGGTgtgcctgctggggctgctgggcaaCGCGCTGGTCATCTTCGTCATCCTGCGCTACGCCAAGATGAAGACGGCCACCAACATCTACCTGCTCAACCTGGCCATCGCCGACGAGCTCTTCATGCTCAGCGTGCCCTTCGTGGCCacggcggcggcgctgcggcGCTGGCCCTTCGGCCGCGCGCTCTGCCGGACCGTGCTGGGCGTGGACGGCCTCAACATGTTCAGCAGCGTCTTCTGCCTCACCGTGCTCAGCCTGGACCGCTACATCGCCGTGGTGCACCCGCTGCGCGCCGCCTCCTACCGCCGCCCGCGCGTGGCCAAGCTGGTCAACGGCGGCGTGTGGCTGCTGGCGCTGCTGGTGGCCTCCCCCATCCCGGTGTTCGCCGGCACGGCGGTCACCCGCGACGGCCGCGCCGTGGCCTGCGACCTGCTGTGGCCCAGCCCGGCGTGGGCGGCCGCCTTCGTGGTGTACAGCAGCGCGCTGGGCTTCGTGCTGCCCGTGGTGGCCATGGCGCTGTGCTACCTGCTGCTGGCCGGCAAGATGCGCGTGGTGGCGCAGGGCGTGGGCtggcagcagcggcggcgctCCGAGGGCAAGCTGACGCGGCTGGTGGTCACCGTGGTGGCCATGTTCGTGGTGTGCTGGCTGCCCTTCTACgtggtgcagctgctggagctgctgctgcccggccGCCTGGACGCCAGCGCGCACAACGCTTCGCTGCTGCTCAGCTACTCCAACAGCTGCGCCAACCCCATCCTCTACGGATTGCTCTCCGAGAATTTCCGCAACTCCTTCCACGGCGTGCTGCGCCGCTGCCGCGACGCCGGCCTGTGCTGCTGCCGCGCCGCCGACGGGGACGGAGGGGACAGCGAGGACGAGGAGGAGCCGCTGGATTACTGCGCCGCGCCCCGCGGGGACACCAAGGGCTGCGTGTgtccccccctgccctgccagcaggacCCCCTgcgcccccagccctgctgcgcGCCCGGGGCTCtcctccccaaaaccaccccctTCTAG